A DNA window from Actinokineospora baliensis contains the following coding sequences:
- the lanL gene encoding class IV lanthionine synthetase LanL — translation MMFEDNTLLADCAAAVLARHEPKRWRHAVDERWHYVLPADHQRRDQGWKLHVPATPLSACLVLSRAVEVLARNRCAFKFAATLRHLHELVGPNADRNAAGKFITVYPDDDTHARVVAEQLHEATLGLPGQWILTDRRFRPHSQVFYRYGGFTPPLVLTDDGEYRAVLRTPDGTVIPDQRGVGRVAPAWAVDPFLDPDAQPSTVAPSVLVGGRFTVRTAIRQNNRGGVYLAEDQAGSRVVLKRFREHTGATVDGGDSRTRARAEARMLSLLGPQGASPRFIDIFTSGTDIFVAQQWVDGVPLRRFVARELRPSATALALDVDLAVDLTGQLLDLLAKVHAAGYVLGDLTPNNVLVTPERRLVLIDLESALRPDDIAPRLLTPGYAAPEEEGRARMIVAAPDRATDLYGLGATLFHLASGAHPPAAKGTRVREMVRSMAPRNPVVARLAPAITGLLSPDPAQRPDIEDVRAMLTAPVTAAEPPAQPDIAELIDGMLADVVATADPAGASLWRNSETASRYDPCSVHVGAPGVMLVLCQAVRAGYTGLLDTIDTAARWTMRTLPREPRILPGLMFGRAGTAVSLYEAGVVLGAEDVTAAGLDLALTLPTQWHVPDVFHGVAGAGLALVRLWRHTGDDDLLVRARQCADGLLASATEGPQWTATGSFLLAGTRHWGFAHGVAGIAAFLLDVGEATGDDRYLDMARAAAEALGRVAIIDGDAAFWPSGEDDEHADTVRLTGFCSGATGVGTFLLRLHQLTGDHAALDLADRAATAVHHANWTSPPLWCHGLATDGDFLLDCADLSPTYRDHAADTARAITARAVRRRSHLLTPDDTGDVVASFANGYVGTLSFLLRLHHGGPRPLLPTYARDVVPA, via the coding sequence ATGATGTTCGAGGACAACACTTTGCTCGCCGACTGCGCCGCGGCGGTGCTCGCCCGCCACGAGCCGAAGCGCTGGCGGCACGCCGTCGACGAGCGTTGGCACTACGTGCTGCCCGCCGACCACCAGCGCCGCGACCAGGGGTGGAAGCTGCACGTCCCGGCGACACCGCTGTCGGCGTGCCTCGTGCTGTCGCGCGCGGTGGAGGTCCTCGCCCGCAACCGGTGCGCCTTCAAGTTCGCCGCCACCCTGCGCCACCTGCACGAGCTCGTCGGCCCCAACGCCGACCGCAACGCGGCGGGCAAGTTCATCACCGTCTATCCCGACGACGACACCCATGCGCGCGTGGTGGCCGAACAGCTCCACGAGGCCACCCTCGGCCTCCCGGGTCAGTGGATCCTCACCGACCGCCGGTTTCGCCCGCATTCCCAGGTTTTCTACCGCTATGGCGGCTTCACCCCGCCGCTGGTGCTGACCGACGACGGCGAGTACCGCGCGGTGCTGCGCACACCGGACGGAACGGTCATCCCGGACCAGCGGGGTGTTGGCCGCGTGGCCCCGGCCTGGGCGGTCGACCCGTTCCTCGACCCAGACGCGCAACCGTCCACTGTGGCCCCCTCGGTCCTCGTCGGCGGGAGGTTCACCGTCCGCACGGCGATCCGGCAGAACAACCGGGGTGGCGTGTACCTGGCCGAAGACCAGGCGGGGTCGCGGGTGGTGCTCAAGCGCTTCCGCGAGCACACCGGCGCCACGGTCGACGGCGGCGACTCGCGCACCAGGGCCCGCGCCGAGGCGCGCATGCTGTCACTGCTCGGTCCGCAGGGCGCCTCGCCGCGGTTCATCGACATCTTCACCTCCGGCACCGACATCTTCGTGGCCCAGCAGTGGGTCGACGGCGTGCCGCTGCGCCGGTTCGTCGCCCGTGAACTGCGGCCGAGCGCCACCGCGCTCGCACTGGACGTCGACCTCGCCGTGGACCTGACCGGGCAACTGCTCGACCTGCTGGCGAAGGTGCACGCCGCCGGGTACGTGCTCGGTGACCTCACCCCGAACAACGTGCTCGTCACCCCCGAACGCAGGCTCGTGCTGATCGACCTGGAGTCGGCCCTGCGACCAGACGACATCGCACCCCGGCTGCTGACGCCCGGCTACGCCGCCCCGGAAGAGGAGGGGCGGGCCCGGATGATCGTCGCGGCACCCGACAGGGCCACGGACCTCTACGGGCTCGGCGCCACCCTGTTCCACCTCGCCTCCGGCGCGCACCCGCCCGCGGCCAAGGGCACCCGGGTGCGCGAGATGGTCCGGTCGATGGCGCCGCGCAACCCGGTTGTGGCCAGACTGGCCCCGGCCATCACGGGTCTGCTCTCGCCGGATCCCGCGCAGCGCCCGGACATCGAGGATGTTCGCGCGATGCTGACCGCCCCGGTCACGGCCGCCGAGCCCCCGGCCCAGCCGGACATCGCCGAGCTCATCGACGGGATGCTGGCCGATGTCGTCGCCACCGCGGACCCGGCTGGCGCCTCACTGTGGCGCAACTCGGAAACGGCCAGCCGGTACGACCCGTGCTCGGTGCACGTGGGCGCCCCCGGCGTGATGCTGGTGCTGTGCCAAGCGGTCCGGGCGGGCTACACCGGGCTGCTCGACACCATCGACACCGCGGCCCGGTGGACCATGCGCACACTTCCCCGCGAACCACGGATACTGCCCGGCTTGATGTTCGGACGCGCGGGCACCGCTGTCAGCCTCTATGAGGCGGGCGTGGTGTTAGGCGCGGAAGACGTCACTGCCGCGGGCTTGGACCTCGCGCTGACGCTACCCACGCAGTGGCATGTGCCAGATGTGTTCCACGGTGTCGCGGGTGCGGGCCTGGCGTTGGTGCGGCTGTGGCGGCACACCGGCGACGACGACCTGCTCGTACGGGCACGGCAGTGCGCGGACGGCCTGCTCGCCAGCGCGACTGAGGGTCCACAGTGGACCGCGACCGGGAGCTTCCTGTTGGCGGGTACCCGGCACTGGGGCTTCGCCCACGGGGTCGCGGGCATCGCCGCGTTCCTGCTCGACGTCGGCGAGGCCACCGGAGACGACCGCTACCTCGACATGGCCCGCGCCGCCGCCGAGGCCCTGGGGCGAGTCGCGATCATCGACGGCGACGCCGCGTTCTGGCCCAGCGGCGAGGACGACGAGCACGCCGACACCGTTCGCCTCACCGGTTTCTGCAGCGGCGCCACCGGTGTCGGGACGTTCTTGCTGCGGCTGCACCAGTTGACCGGCGACCACGCCGCGCTGGACCTGGCCGACCGCGCGGCCACCGCCGTCCACCACGCCAACTGGACGTCCCCGCCCCTGTGGTGCCACGGCCTGGCCACCGACGGCGACTTCCTCCTCGACTGCGCCGACCTGTCCCCCACCTACCGCGACCACGCCGCCGACACCGCCCGGGCCATCACCGCCCGAGCCGTCCGCCGCCGATCCCACCTCCTCACCCCCGACGACACCGGCGACGTGGTCGCCTCCTTCGCCAACGGCTACGTCGGCACCCTCTCCTTCCTCCTCCGCCTCCACCACGGCGGCCCCCGCCCCCTCCTCCCCACCTACGCCAGGGACGTCGTCCCAGCCTGA
- a CDS encoding transposase — MAHRSPYSPEFREEAVQMALRSKRPIAETARELNMNSETLRVWVRSYEREQGADSAVAVSEPLATDERARLRELERRNRELEMEVSFLKKAAAYFAKDAE, encoded by the coding sequence GTGGCCCATCGGAGTCCGTACTCGCCGGAGTTTCGTGAGGAAGCAGTTCAGATGGCGTTGCGGTCGAAACGGCCGATCGCCGAGACGGCGCGAGAGTTGAATATGAACTCGGAGACACTGCGTGTATGGGTGCGGAGCTATGAGCGGGAACAAGGTGCGGACTCGGCCGTCGCCGTGTCGGAGCCGTTGGCAACGGACGAACGAGCGCGACTACGAGAGTTGGAACGCCGTAACCGCGAACTCGAGATGGAAGTGTCTTTCCTGAAAAAAGCCGCAGCGTACTTCGCGAAGGATGCCGAGTAG
- a CDS encoding IS3 family transposase, producing the protein MRLEPAKYAYPVLFMCRLLDVSRSGYYEWRGRAESATARRREELKAFIRDAFEASDSTYGHRRVHAQLRRAGVCVGVELVRHLMRELGLVPCQPRPRRFGLTTAAAAPVGDLVGRDFTAPAPGRKLVGDITYVPTMEGWLYLATVLDCCTKEVIGYAMDDNYQTPLISRAIRNAARNRPLADGAIFHSDRGSNYMSTEYHNVLTSLRLKQSAGRTGICFDNAMAESFFGTLKNECVNRMAYSTRDEARQHITRYIEFWYNRRRLHSAIGYRPPHEVYIEHKNQQIAA; encoded by the coding sequence ATGCGACTTGAACCTGCGAAGTACGCGTATCCCGTCCTGTTCATGTGCCGACTGCTCGACGTTTCCAGGTCCGGCTACTACGAATGGCGCGGCCGGGCGGAATCGGCCACCGCGCGACGGCGAGAGGAGCTGAAAGCGTTTATCCGGGACGCGTTCGAGGCCTCGGACTCGACTTACGGCCACCGGCGGGTCCATGCCCAGTTGCGGCGGGCAGGCGTGTGCGTGGGTGTTGAACTGGTCCGGCACCTCATGCGTGAACTGGGGCTGGTTCCCTGCCAGCCAAGGCCCCGGCGGTTCGGGCTGACCACCGCGGCGGCCGCGCCGGTGGGCGACCTGGTCGGCCGTGACTTCACCGCGCCCGCGCCGGGACGCAAGCTGGTCGGCGACATCACCTACGTTCCCACGATGGAAGGCTGGCTTTACCTGGCCACCGTGCTGGATTGCTGCACGAAAGAAGTGATCGGCTACGCGATGGACGACAACTACCAGACACCGCTCATCAGCCGCGCTATCCGCAACGCGGCCCGAAACCGCCCACTCGCCGACGGTGCGATATTTCACAGCGACCGCGGCAGCAATTACATGTCCACCGAGTACCACAACGTCCTCACCAGCCTCCGGTTGAAGCAATCAGCAGGGCGAACCGGAATCTGTTTCGACAACGCGATGGCCGAATCGTTCTTCGGCACACTCAAAAACGAATGCGTCAACCGGATGGCTTACTCCACCCGAGACGAAGCCCGGCAGCACATCACTCGCTACATCGAGTTCTGGTATAATCGCCGACGACTTCACTCAGCGATAGGCTACCGCCCACCGCACGAGGTATACATCGAACACAAGAACCAACAAATCGCCGCTTGA